In Aciduliprofundum sp. MAR08-339, a single window of DNA contains:
- a CDS encoding ATP-NAD kinase family protein, translated as MRIGFVINPIAGMGGRVALKGTDGVVEEAIRRGAKKIAPMKAELFLKNLKSNPEFLAPSREMGEFALKTHKFVYRVIYKAPEKTSAKDTKNTVRIFLEQKVDLIVFVGGDGTARDVASVVDKKVPIIGVPSGVKMYSSVFAVSPRDAARLVDLFEEGMTKLKDAEILDIDEHAYRNNVLSIRLFGYAKVPYVPELVQNSKSEYYGEEEDEDKKSIAEFIIENMEKDTLYLLGAGTTVAKIAEVMGLKKTILGVDALYNGKIIAMDLGEMEILKLLDKYPKAKIIITPIGSQGFIFGRGNQQFSERVLERIGKENIITIATPTKMKDLKKLRMDLENKSKFTGYYKVLVGYGKYKLVKVE; from the coding sequence ATGCGCATAGGTTTTGTGATTAATCCCATAGCGGGAATGGGTGGCAGGGTTGCCCTCAAGGGTACGGATGGAGTGGTTGAGGAAGCAATCAGAAGAGGGGCAAAAAAAATCGCGCCAATGAAAGCGGAATTATTTCTAAAAAATCTAAAAAGCAATCCAGAGTTTCTGGCTCCATCGAGGGAGATGGGCGAGTTTGCATTGAAAACACACAAATTCGTGTACAGGGTGATTTACAAAGCCCCAGAAAAAACCAGCGCCAAAGATACAAAAAATACCGTCAGAATTTTTCTTGAGCAAAAAGTGGATCTTATAGTTTTCGTGGGAGGAGATGGCACAGCGAGGGATGTTGCAAGCGTTGTGGATAAAAAAGTTCCAATAATTGGAGTTCCCTCAGGAGTTAAGATGTACTCTTCAGTATTCGCAGTATCACCTCGGGATGCAGCGAGATTGGTTGATCTATTTGAAGAGGGCATGACCAAATTGAAAGATGCAGAAATTCTTGACATTGATGAGCATGCGTACAGAAACAATGTTCTATCCATAAGATTATTCGGATACGCCAAGGTACCCTATGTACCGGAACTTGTGCAGAACAGCAAAAGTGAGTACTACGGAGAAGAGGAGGACGAGGACAAAAAAAGCATAGCAGAATTCATCATAGAGAATATGGAAAAAGATACCCTCTACCTGCTGGGTGCCGGCACTACTGTGGCAAAAATTGCAGAGGTTATGGGACTTAAGAAAACCATTCTGGGCGTGGACGCGCTCTACAATGGGAAGATTATAGCTATGGATCTTGGCGAAATGGAGATCCTCAAACTTCTGGATAAATATCCCAAGGCAAAAATTATAATCACTCCAATTGGCTCCCAGGGATTCATCTTCGGAAGGGGAAACCAGCAGTTCAGCGAGAGAGTCCTTGAAAGAATAGGAAAGGAGAACATAATTACCATAGCCACCCCTACGAAAATGAAGGACCTGAAGAAACTCAGGATGGATCTGGAAAACAAGTCAAAATTCACAGGCTACTACAAAGTTCTTGTGGGCTATGGAAAATATAAATTGGTAAAGGTGGAATGA
- the sepF gene encoding cell division protein SepF, translating to MPSFLKRKLKPEGFGAPEPRKYIDLNEYDTGIDISTTGPMVRVAEIYRYEDLRHLSDFVYNGDILILDYASIANDDLTLRRIISELKSIAKDVGGDVAGIGKNYLMITPGGIKISRQKIRGTG from the coding sequence ATGCCGAGTTTTCTAAAGAGGAAGTTAAAACCAGAGGGATTCGGGGCTCCAGAGCCGAGAAAGTATATTGATTTGAATGAGTACGATACTGGGATCGATATATCCACTACCGGTCCAATGGTCAGGGTGGCTGAGATTTACAGGTACGAGGATTTGAGGCATCTGTCTGATTTTGTTTATAATGGGGATATCCTTATTCTGGATTATGCTTCCATAGCCAACGATGATCTAACTCTACGCCGCATAATAAGCGAGCTGAAGAGCATTGCCAAGGATGTTGGCGGAGACGTTGCAGGCATTGGCAAGAACTACCTTATGATTACCCCTGGAGGAATAAAAATAAGCAGGCAGAAGATTCGAGGTACTGGATAA
- a CDS encoding tRNA (N(6)-L-threonylcarbamoyladenosine(37)-C(2))-methylthiotransferase, translated as MKVYVEAYGCSQNIAETHMLAQAMGEIVSRPEDADKIVIGTCVVIEHTENRMLRRIKELRRYGKDIVVYGCLPSARRELLEDGLIPITTWEFERAHEMLDLRKSPMDQVFLWDAVATIPIANGCLGKCTYCITKIARGHIKSRPVEWIISRVKDALNMGAVEIRLSAQDTAAYGRDIGTNLAELVNLITSLDGRFYVRIGMMEPRETLEIIDELIESYKSSKVYKFLHIPVQSGDDRILRRMNRGYTAEDFERIIGEFRKKIPDITISTDVIVGFPGETDETFANTLDMIQRLKPDILNITRFSPRPKTPAYGWKRPSTNKVKEWSQRVTDLHLRNMEERMKSYVDREMEVVVPSRGKRGNFLARSSNYLPIVVKDAEIGGFYLLKISGFEKAHLKGKIVERLN; from the coding sequence GTGAAAGTGTACGTAGAGGCCTACGGATGTTCGCAGAACATAGCGGAGACCCATATGCTTGCACAAGCCATGGGAGAGATAGTATCCAGGCCCGAGGATGCGGATAAAATTGTGATAGGCACATGCGTTGTCATAGAGCACACTGAGAACAGGATGCTGAGGAGAATAAAGGAGCTGAGAAGATACGGGAAGGATATTGTTGTTTATGGATGTCTTCCCTCCGCCCGCAGGGAACTTCTGGAGGATGGTTTAATCCCAATAACCACTTGGGAATTTGAACGTGCCCATGAGATGCTGGACCTGAGAAAATCTCCTATGGATCAGGTTTTTCTCTGGGATGCGGTGGCCACCATACCCATAGCCAACGGTTGCCTAGGTAAATGCACATACTGCATAACCAAGATTGCCCGGGGACACATAAAGAGCAGGCCTGTGGAATGGATAATATCCAGAGTTAAGGATGCCCTAAATATGGGTGCGGTGGAAATACGCCTCAGCGCACAGGACACCGCAGCCTACGGGAGGGATATTGGCACCAATCTTGCAGAACTGGTAAATCTCATAACCTCCTTGGATGGTAGATTTTATGTGCGCATAGGTATGATGGAACCTAGGGAAACCCTTGAAATTATAGACGAACTCATTGAATCTTACAAATCTTCTAAGGTTTACAAATTTCTTCACATCCCCGTGCAGAGCGGAGATGATAGAATTCTGAGGAGAATGAATCGGGGTTACACTGCCGAGGATTTTGAAAGAATAATTGGGGAGTTTCGCAAAAAAATTCCTGATATTACGATATCCACAGATGTTATCGTGGGCTTTCCGGGAGAGACCGACGAGACGTTTGCAAACACGCTGGATATGATCCAGAGACTTAAGCCTGATATCCTCAACATAACCCGCTTCTCTCCGAGGCCAAAAACCCCCGCGTACGGGTGGAAGAGACCGAGTACGAACAAGGTGAAGGAGTGGAGCCAGAGAGTAACGGATTTACATCTCAGAAATATGGAGGAGAGGATGAAATCCTATGTGGATAGGGAAATGGAAGTGGTAGTACCATCAAGGGGCAAGAGGGGCAATTTCCTTGCCCGAAGTTCAAATTATCTTCCGATAGTAGTTAAAGATGCTGAAATTGGCGGATTCTACCTTCTGAAAATCTCGGGTTTTGAGAAGGCCCATCTGAAGGGTAAAATTGTCGAGAGGTTAAATTAA
- a CDS encoding L-threonylcarbamoyladenylate synthase translates to MILPCRKESVDRIAEHARQEPVVMPTDTLYGLCMSIYGDVNKIYRLKGRSFKKKIPVGVARVEMMREVAELTPQAEKLVRAFMPGPLTLVLKNKGIDWLDDTVAVRIPAHTLTIYLMEKIGPITLTSANLSGENAPESIEDTMKLDVQYRVDCGKLMGKPSTIVSLVDGVKLIREGAIPFSAILKVLGEKYEH, encoded by the coding sequence GTGATACTACCCTGCAGGAAGGAAAGTGTGGATAGAATAGCCGAGCATGCTAGGCAGGAGCCAGTAGTTATGCCCACGGATACCCTCTATGGGCTGTGCATGAGCATATACGGAGATGTGAATAAGATTTACAGGCTCAAAGGGAGAAGTTTTAAGAAGAAGATTCCCGTGGGAGTTGCCAGAGTTGAGATGATGCGTGAGGTTGCTGAATTGACGCCACAGGCCGAGAAACTGGTGAGGGCATTCATGCCGGGACCCTTGACCCTCGTTCTCAAGAATAAGGGTATAGATTGGCTCGACGATACCGTGGCTGTGCGCATACCTGCCCATACCCTGACAATTTACCTCATGGAGAAGATCGGCCCCATAACGCTCACAAGCGCCAATTTGAGTGGAGAGAATGCACCCGAGAGTATTGAGGATACGATGAAACTGGATGTGCAGTACCGTGTAGATTGCGGAAAACTCATGGGTAAACCATCCACCATAGTGAGCCTTGTGGATGGGGTTAAGTTGATAAGGGAGGGTGCAATACCTTTTTCGGCAATCCTAAAAGTTCTCGGTGAGAAGTATGAACATTAA
- the map gene encoding type II methionyl aminopeptidase, which produces MNIKKYIEAGKIGKEAREYGKELIREGISYYEVAEKVERYIRDAGAKPAFPVNLSVNFMAAHYSPVRGDNKYFKKGDLVKLDLGAHIDGHISDTAVTVEVGTNKWEELIEASAEALKNAIKSIRPGIRVSEIGRIIEETISFYGYRPIKNLTGHGLDVYDLHHGLSIPNYDDGSTATLNPGMAFAIEPFATNGRGYVRNGPGGNIYIFQKTSKLKEPYASMFEEFRTLPFAARWCEKYENYEGILKKGSFLGVLYHFPILQERKKAMVAQTEHTILLTSDQVIVTTR; this is translated from the coding sequence ATGAACATTAAAAAATATATTGAGGCGGGGAAGATAGGAAAGGAGGCACGGGAGTACGGCAAAGAGCTGATAAGGGAGGGCATTTCCTATTATGAGGTTGCAGAGAAAGTGGAGAGATACATAAGGGATGCTGGTGCAAAGCCCGCATTTCCCGTCAATTTATCCGTGAACTTCATGGCTGCCCACTACTCACCTGTGAGGGGAGATAATAAATATTTCAAAAAGGGAGATCTGGTGAAACTTGATCTGGGAGCACATATAGACGGGCACATATCCGACACTGCAGTCACCGTGGAAGTCGGTACAAATAAATGGGAAGAGCTGATAGAGGCTTCGGCCGAGGCCCTGAAAAACGCAATAAAGAGCATAAGGCCCGGGATAAGGGTATCTGAAATAGGAAGGATCATAGAGGAAACCATAAGTTTCTACGGTTACAGACCAATAAAAAACCTCACAGGCCATGGCTTGGATGTTTACGATTTACATCATGGCCTGAGCATACCCAACTACGATGATGGAAGCACTGCTACCCTGAACCCGGGGATGGCCTTTGCCATAGAACCTTTTGCCACAAATGGACGTGGATATGTGCGTAACGGGCCTGGGGGAAACATATACATATTCCAGAAAACCTCGAAATTGAAAGAGCCCTATGCGAGCATGTTTGAGGAGTTTCGTACATTGCCCTTCGCAGCAAGATGGTGCGAGAAATACGAAAATTACGAGGGCATCCTTAAAAAAGGTTCATTCCTTGGCGTACTGTATCATTTTCCAATTCTGCAGGAGAGAAAAAAGGCGATGGTTGCCCAGACCGAGCATACAATACTCCTCACATCAGACCAGGTGATAGTAACAACGAGATGA
- a CDS encoding ATP-binding protein: MVGQIIGGSYGEIWIRQKHGERIELGDLLVADDILLQVVDLEYGSLLEHRDLARMSGMQLEGYGSTEIHEKEVRNYILVRAKPVFDLKKRSIPKHLPEFFHVLRRASENDFKFLDMPKNPLYLGRIRSGSKVLNVPVYVDGKSVLTHHILIPATTGRGKSNLVKVILWNLVGKGYAGILVLDAHNEYYSYTSGGKRYGLREHPEARENVVYYSINPPLGERALRISIKLVKPWHLREIVEFTPAQEDALYLLYQRGGREWVEFLFSDERIEGMSDTTRAVLQRKVKVALEIDVNENGEMYERGKIFSIREGESTIKDICDYLEQGKIVIIDTSSLSQNLELLISGMIMNEVFTRYKRYKEGGEIEDKPVISVIIEEAPRVLGEGKSNIFGTIAREGRKFKIGIVAITQLSSVIPREILANMNTKIILGNEMASERKAIIGSAAQDLSKDDKMIASLDKGEAIVSSIFTKFAVPIKIDRFEDIVDRERKSKNRRNIVFFG; the protein is encoded by the coding sequence ATGGTTGGACAGATCATTGGAGGAAGTTATGGAGAAATATGGATCAGACAAAAGCATGGAGAGAGGATAGAACTTGGAGATCTTCTCGTTGCTGACGATATCCTGCTTCAGGTTGTAGACCTGGAGTATGGAAGTCTGCTTGAGCACAGGGATCTGGCAAGAATGAGCGGCATGCAACTTGAGGGCTACGGCTCAACTGAAATCCACGAGAAGGAGGTGAGAAACTACATTCTCGTGAGAGCCAAGCCTGTGTTTGATTTGAAAAAGAGAAGCATACCAAAGCACCTGCCAGAATTTTTCCACGTGCTTAGAAGGGCTTCCGAGAACGATTTTAAATTCTTAGATATGCCCAAAAATCCACTCTATTTGGGAAGGATAAGAAGTGGCTCAAAGGTGCTCAATGTACCCGTTTATGTTGACGGAAAAAGTGTGCTCACCCACCACATTCTCATCCCCGCAACCACTGGACGGGGAAAGAGCAATCTCGTGAAGGTTATCCTCTGGAATTTGGTGGGCAAGGGTTACGCCGGCATACTGGTTCTGGACGCTCACAACGAGTACTACTCCTACACGAGCGGAGGAAAGAGGTACGGACTGAGAGAGCATCCTGAAGCGAGAGAAAATGTCGTTTACTACTCAATAAATCCACCTCTGGGTGAGAGGGCCCTGAGAATCAGTATAAAGTTGGTAAAACCCTGGCACCTAAGGGAGATTGTGGAGTTTACTCCTGCACAGGAGGATGCACTCTATCTGCTTTACCAGAGGGGTGGAAGGGAGTGGGTAGAATTCCTTTTCTCTGATGAGAGAATCGAGGGTATGAGCGATACAACGAGGGCCGTTTTGCAAAGAAAGGTAAAGGTGGCCCTTGAAATAGATGTTAACGAGAATGGTGAAATGTACGAGAGGGGAAAGATATTCTCAATAAGGGAGGGAGAGAGCACTATAAAGGACATATGCGACTATCTTGAGCAAGGAAAAATAGTGATTATTGACACATCCTCACTCTCTCAGAACCTCGAACTTCTGATCTCAGGAATGATAATGAACGAAGTGTTCACAAGGTACAAGCGCTACAAGGAGGGAGGAGAAATAGAGGATAAGCCCGTGATCTCCGTGATAATCGAGGAGGCCCCACGTGTTTTGGGTGAGGGAAAGAGCAACATATTTGGCACCATAGCAAGGGAGGGAAGGAAATTCAAGATAGGTATTGTTGCAATCACTCAGTTGTCCTCAGTAATACCACGCGAGATCTTGGCAAATATGAACACGAAGATTATTCTTGGCAATGAAATGGCTTCAGAGAGGAAGGCCATAATAGGTTCTGCAGCCCAAGATTTAAGCAAGGACGATAAGATGATAGCCTCACTGGACAAGGGTGAGGCTATAGTGAGCAGCATATTCACAAAATTCGCAGTGCCAATAAAAATTGATAGATTCGAAGATATAGTTGACAGGGAGAGAAAGAGTAAAAACAGGAGAAACATAGTGTTCTTCGGATAA
- the ribB gene encoding 3,4-dihydroxy-2-butanone-4-phosphate synthase: MSYAVPVIERAINALKKGGFVLIYDEDGREEETDIVVASQFITPAKVRFMRRQGGGLICTTLPREYADILGLPYLHEIFEKSGFEIFKYLTPRVKYDKMPSFSITINHRENFTGIPDKDRAKTIREFALFLEKLKFMGNPIEEFGKEFISPGHVHLLIASSLRERHGHTELSTTLMQIAGLIPSATIVETLGDDDNSLSKRDAKKFAEEHNIPFIEGKDILEAWERWSE; encoded by the coding sequence ATGAGTTATGCTGTACCTGTGATAGAGAGAGCGATAAATGCACTGAAAAAGGGCGGGTTCGTTCTGATTTACGATGAGGATGGGCGTGAGGAGGAGACGGATATAGTTGTTGCGTCTCAATTCATCACTCCCGCAAAGGTGAGATTTATGCGCCGTCAGGGTGGAGGCCTTATATGCACAACCCTGCCCAGAGAATACGCGGATATTCTTGGACTCCCCTACCTGCATGAGATCTTTGAAAAAAGCGGATTTGAAATATTCAAGTATCTCACCCCCAGGGTGAAATACGATAAGATGCCTTCATTTTCCATAACAATCAACCATAGAGAGAACTTCACAGGAATTCCTGACAAGGATAGGGCTAAGACAATCAGGGAATTCGCCCTATTTCTGGAAAAACTCAAATTTATGGGCAATCCCATTGAGGAGTTTGGCAAGGAGTTCATATCCCCAGGACATGTGCACTTGCTCATAGCATCCAGCCTCCGGGAAAGACATGGCCACACGGAGCTATCAACCACTCTGATGCAGATTGCTGGACTCATTCCCTCAGCGACCATAGTTGAAACATTGGGAGACGATGACAACTCTCTGAGCAAGAGGGATGCAAAAAAATTTGCAGAGGAACACAATATACCTTTCATAGAGGGCAAAGATATTCTGGAGGCCTGGGAGAGATGGTCAGAGTGA
- a CDS encoding adenylyltransferase/cytidyltransferase family protein yields the protein MVRVMASGVFDILHPGHVLFLQEAKKLGDELVVVVARDSTAKKFKHKPIMPEEVRRFLVESLKPVDRAVLGHEDDMYKTVEEIKPDIIVLGYDQKFSEEEIEEECWKRGLDVKVVRLKKYGDSDLNGTRKIIYKIVERSDELYAKNRNR from the coding sequence ATGGTCAGAGTGATGGCTTCAGGCGTGTTCGATATCCTGCACCCCGGACATGTGCTGTTCCTGCAAGAGGCGAAGAAATTGGGAGACGAACTCGTAGTTGTGGTCGCCAGGGACTCCACGGCAAAAAAGTTCAAGCACAAACCAATTATGCCAGAGGAGGTTCGCAGATTTCTGGTTGAGTCCCTGAAACCTGTTGATCGTGCTGTTCTTGGCCATGAGGACGATATGTACAAGACCGTGGAGGAGATAAAACCGGATATAATCGTTCTTGGCTACGATCAGAAATTCAGCGAGGAGGAAATAGAAGAGGAGTGCTGGAAGAGGGGACTTGATGTAAAAGTGGTAAGGCTGAAAAAGTACGGGGATAGCGATTTGAACGGAACGAGAAAGATAATATACAAAATCGTTGAGAGGAGCGATGAACTCTATGCGAAAAATAGGAATCGTTGA
- the ribC gene encoding riboflavin synthase: protein MRKIGIVDTTFARYDMGSAAEDELRKMGTGFKIIRRTVPGVKDLPVAAKKLIEEDGCEIVIALGMPGPKPIDKQCAHEASLGLIYAQLMTNTHIIEVFVHEDEAKDERELAWLAERRAREHAQNAYWMLFNPEKLRKMAGTGQRQGFEDAGPIKGAKSGMRH from the coding sequence ATGCGAAAAATAGGAATCGTTGATACCACATTTGCCCGATACGATATGGGCTCCGCAGCGGAGGATGAACTTCGCAAAATGGGAACAGGATTCAAGATAATAAGACGCACTGTTCCTGGAGTGAAGGATCTTCCAGTGGCTGCAAAGAAACTCATAGAGGAGGACGGATGTGAAATTGTCATAGCCCTTGGGATGCCAGGACCAAAACCCATTGACAAGCAGTGCGCCCACGAGGCCTCTCTGGGGCTGATTTACGCTCAATTGATGACAAACACACACATAATTGAGGTGTTCGTGCACGAGGATGAGGCAAAGGACGAAAGGGAACTGGCCTGGCTTGCTGAACGCCGTGCCAGGGAGCACGCCCAAAATGCCTACTGGATGCTTTTCAATCCCGAGAAATTGAGGAAGATGGCCGGCACAGGCCAGAGGCAGGGGTTTGAAGATGCAGGCCCAATTAAAGGTGCAAAATCTGGAATGAGACATTAG
- the ribH gene encoding 6,7-dimethyl-8-ribityllumazine synthase — MEKINLGIVVSEYNYDITMMMLERAKEHAEFLGAEVKYILKAPGTFDIPLLVRKLLEKEDVDAVITLGAVIEGETEHDEIVMQNAARKIEDLSVEFGKPVTLGISGPGESRLQAEARIEKARDAVEAAVKLVKRLREVG, encoded by the coding sequence GTGGAAAAAATAAATCTGGGAATTGTTGTGAGCGAGTACAACTACGATATAACCATGATGATGCTTGAAAGGGCCAAGGAGCACGCGGAATTCTTGGGAGCGGAGGTGAAATACATCCTGAAGGCTCCCGGGACATTCGATATTCCTCTTCTGGTAAGAAAATTGCTTGAAAAAGAAGATGTGGATGCCGTTATCACACTTGGAGCTGTGATAGAAGGGGAAACAGAGCATGACGAGATAGTGATGCAGAACGCGGCAAGAAAAATTGAGGATCTTAGTGTGGAGTTTGGCAAGCCTGTGACCCTTGGCATATCCGGTCCGGGAGAGTCCAGACTCCAGGCAGAGGCAAGGATAGAGAAGGCAAGAGATGCCGTGGAGGCAGCTGTAAAACTCGTTAAGCGTCTCAGGGAAGTTGGATGA